One Methylophilus sp. TWE2 DNA segment encodes these proteins:
- a CDS encoding cold-shock protein — translation MVTGSVKWFNDSKGFGFITPDNGGEDLFAHFSAIQSAGFKTLKENQRVSFEVATGPKGKQAANIQIIE, via the coding sequence ATGGTGACAGGTTCTGTTAAATGGTTTAACGATTCTAAAGGTTTTGGTTTTATTACTCCGGATAACGGCGGCGAAGATTTGTTCGCACATTTTTCTGCAATTCAATCTGCAGGCTTCAAAACATTGAAAGAAAATCAGCGCGTAAGCTTTGAAGTAGCTACTGGTCCTAAAGGCAAGCAAGCTGCAAACATTCAAATTATTGAATAA